A stretch of DNA from Actinomycetota bacterium:
CCTAATGCCATTCACCAGCTCATCGCTCCGAAGGCCTGGCGTCTGCCCTTTGAACGCAGTTGGCGCGACCCCAACGCCGAAGGCTCGTAGCTCTGGAACAGCAGAGAGGTCCGAGTCCGCGGGACTCGAACCTCTCTGGGTCAACTGCCTAGCTGCGGGATCCCGGGATCTTCACAAGTGAGTTCCAGTTCTGTTTGCCATGCAACATCTCGAAGCTCTTGCTCGAGATGTTCAACAGGTCATTGGGAATCGCTGTGCCAGCTGGGAAGGCTGCGGTCACGGCTGCCTTATAGGTGTTCTTGGCGTTCTCAACTGCGGTCTTGAAGGCGCTCTTGGAAGAGTCCACCTTTGCCTGGGCTGCGCTCTTGGCCGCTGACACCGCGGCGCTGTAGGCAGCTTGTGCCTGATCAAGCGCAGCGCGAGCAGCTGTTGCGTCCAAGCCTGCGTCAACTGTGAACTGGTAGGCATCCTTTGCAATGACAAGAGCCAATCGCTGAGGCGCCGTCGCATTCGAGATATCCGTCTGCACCTGAATGAGAACGCTCTGCAAGGCAGCATTCGCAGACGCGATGCTGGTGAAATAGGCCTTGCGTGCGGCGATGATTGCGGTGGCTTGAGTCTGGGTGACGGCGACCTTGACGGTCACACGCTGTGATTTATGCGAACCATTGCCCTTGTCTTTTCCATGGTTGTCTCCGTTGTTGGTCGCGGAGGCAGCAGATGCGAGCAGTGGTGCGGAAGCAACAAGCGCGAGGCCGGCTGTGGTTGCGATGAATCGTTGAACCTTCATGTCGATCTCCTTCAAGCGTTGTCTTTCGTTGCTTGAAGTCTGTGCGGGATATCGCGACATGGGAAGCGCAGATGACTCATTCTCCGGCAACACACAGAAAGCGAAATGAGTTCTTGAGGGAAGCGCGAAAATTCACAAGCGGCTCACAGAATTGGTGATGGTCGGTTTGGTGGAAATGCAGTTGCCTACATCGCACCAGGCTTCAACGCGACCCACAGTCCCTCAGCTTCAGCGCACAGGGTCTGGCCATCGCGCAAAGAGGCCGCGAACCAAGACTTGCGGCCCTCGTTTCGTTCCAAATGGCCCTCGACGGTGAGCTCCTTGTTCACCGGAGTCACATTGCGAAAGTCCACCTTCAAGTAGGCAGTGCGACGCAGCACGCCGTGCGAGCTTGCGATGCGCCCGAGGATCTCGTCGAACAACAGGGGGATGGAACCACCATGAGCTGCGCCGTTGGCGCCATGGAAGAAGTTGGTGAAGACGACGGTTGCCTGCATGCTCTCCTCCTGCCATTGAGGAGCCATGAGTGCGGGAGTCAGACTTCGTACGCCCTCAGGCCCACTATTGAGCGACCAGTCGGCCGACTGCGAGAAATGAAAGCGATAGGGCGCGAGCAGGGCAGCAGCTTGCTCCAATGCAAGGGCGGCGGCCAGGCAGACATCCTCGGGTGCGGTGGAGTGCGGCAGGCTGTCCTGCACTGCGCGAATCGCGCTCGATAGCCGATCGACTGTCTTGTCGCTTGTCATGAATTGGGATCGTATGGCGCAACCGTATTCGGATCGCAAAGGCGCGGCTATGGCGTTGCCCGTACCGAGAGCAACAAAGTCGGATATATCCCTTTTATCATAACGAATCTATAACGTATAGGGGCAATCTATTTCCAAACGGACATTCCGCAGCACAGAATTCTCCTGCACCAATCGTCCTCGCATAGCGCGATCGACGAAGACAGTGGAGGTAAGAATGCTCGTTTCGAACCACGCGCGACGCGGCACGGCAGTAGTTGCCGTCGGCGCCAGCGCAACGATGATGTTCGCCGTCATGGCCAACAGCGCCTTCGCAGCGCCGACGCCCACGCCAACCAAGGCTGTGAGCAATGCATCCTGTCCGGCGACACCAGGCGTTACCCCGACCACGATCAACCTCGGTTGGATTGGTCCCAAGACTGGAGCTGCTGCAGCCAACTACATCGGCTCCTCAGAAGCGGCGCAGCTGCGCATCGACCAGGAGAACGCCAAGGGTGGCATCAACGGCCGCAAGCTCACCTACAAGGTCTACGACGACCAGTCCAACGGCAGTGGCCAGATCACGGCCATGCAGAAGGCCTTGCAGTCCGACAACATCTTCGGACTGACCGCTCAGACCAACACCACCTCGATGTACCCAACGTTGAAGGATCAGGGCATCCCGGTCACCGGTTTCTCCAACCCTGCCTTCGGTACTGACCGCAACGCCTTCGGTACCACCGGTGCGACGACCTCCTCAAACCCCGCACTGGCCAACACTGGTGTGCTTGAGAAGTTGAAGCAGATGGGCGTGACGAAGATCGCCAACATCAACCACGTCAGCACCGGCGCCTCGGCTTCCGGCAATGCCACCGCAGGGCTCATCCCGCTCGTGGGCGGCCTGACCCAGGTGCTGCGCATCTCTGACGAGCCCCAGGGCACGCACGATGCAACCTCCACTGCACTGCGCATGAAGAACTCAGGTGCCGATGGCGCGATCATCGTCGGCTTCATCGACGGTGCAATCTCAATCATGCAGGCGCTGAAGCAGCAGGGCGTGAACCTCAAGGGTGTCAGCATCGTTGGCCTCTCAGACCCAGCCGTACTCCGCACCTCCAATGGCGCGCTTGACGGTGCGCTTGGCACCAACTACGGCACTGTGCCCGTTGGCGTGAATGTTCGCGCAGTCAAGACCTACGCGGCAGGCATGAAGGCAGCCGGCATCAACCCCTACTCCTCGGGCGCCCCTCAGGGCTTCGTCGGAGCAGACCTGCTGATCACCGGCCTCAAGGCCGCTGGCAAGTGCCCAACGCGTGCGTCATTCATTGACAACCTGCGCAAGGTCACCAGCTGGAACGGTGGCGGCTTGATTCCTGAGAAGATCAGCTTCAAGGGACCAGGCGTCATGCCGAACGGCAACCCAGCAGTGTGCACCTGGTACATGATCGCCAAGGGAACCGATCTCGTGCCCGACGCTAAGCCCACTTGTGGAGCCAAGGTCATCGATACTGCTTCCGGCAAGGTCGTGCTCAGCTAGTCGGCAAACAGTGCGTGAAAGTGGCGAGTGTCTTCGGATGCTCGCCACTTTCGCATTTGGTGTTCTTTGTCTGATTTATCCAGACATGTCATAACGAATGCGTAACTAAAGGACCGCAGCCATTCCCAAAGTGGAGCCTGGCTGTTCATATAGATGAGTACCAAGCGTCAGCGCATCTCGCGAAGACGAATTCAGTGGAGGTACTCATGCACCTTTCCAATCGAGCCAGGCGCGGTTCGACAGCACTTGCTGTCGGCGCCAGCGCTTCGCTTCTGCTCGCGATGGTCGCAACAAGCGCCGGGGCTGCCCCGACAACGCCGCCAGGACTGGTAAAGAACAACGCTTCTTGTCCGGCGACACCTGGCGTTACCCCGACCACAATCAACTTCGGCTGGATCGGTCCCAAGACCGGCCCCGCTGCAGCGAACTACATCGGCTCCTCTGAAGCAGCGCAGTTGCGCATCGATCAGGAGAATGCCAAGGGCGGGGTCAACGGTCGCAAGATCCTGTACAAGGTCTACGACGACCAGTCAAACGGCAGCGGCCAGATCACCGCGGCTCAGAAGGCCATTCAGTCTGACAACGTCTTCGGCTTGACTGCTCAGACCAACACCACGTCGATGTACGCAACTTTGAAGGATCAGGGCACTCCCGTCACTGGCTTCTCCAACCCAGCATTCGGCACCGACCGCAACGCTTTCTCAGTGACAGGTGCGACAGTTTCGTCCAACCCAGCACTGGCGAGCACTGGTGTGCTTGAGAAGTTGAAGCAGATGGGCGTCACCAAGATCGCCAACATCAACCACGTCAGCACCGGCGCTTCCGCCGCAGGAAACGCCACTGCAGGGCTCATCCCCTTCGTGGGTGGCCTGACTCAGACCCTGCGTATCTCTGATGAGCCTCAGGGCACACACGATGCAACCTCCACTGCTCTTCGCATCAAGAACTCAGGATCTGATGGCGCGATCATCGTCGGCTTCATCGACGGTGCAATCTCCATCATGAGTGCGCTGAAGCAGCAAGGTGTCACCCTCAAGGGCGTCAGCATTGTTGGTCTATCTGACCCAGCAGTGTTGAGGACCGCGAACGGGGCTCTTGAAGGTGCCCTTGGCACCACCTACGGGTCAGTCCCCGTTGGTGTGAACAACCGTGCAGTGAAGACCTACGCAGCAGGCATGAAGGCTGCTGGCCTCAATGCCTACTCCTCAGGTGCCCCGATGGGCTTCTTGGGTGCGGACCTGTTCATCAAGGGTCTGAAGGTTGCCGGCAAGTGCCCAACCCGTGCATCGTTCATCAACGGACTGCGCAATGTCACCAACTACGACGGTGGTGGCTTGGTTCCTGAGAAGGTCAGCTTCAAGGGCCCAGGACTCATGCCCAACGGAAACCCTGCTCTGTGCGGCTGGTACCTGATCGCCAAGGGCACCGACCTCGTGGCAGATGCCAAGCCCACCTGTGGTGCCAAGTACATCGACACCTCGACAGGCAAGGTCGTTCTCAGCTAGTCATCTCAACAAACTGAAGTGGCGGGTGTCTTCGGACACCCGCCACTTTCATGTATTCGGACGATTAGACGATGCCCGTTTCGTGAAGCGAAGCGATCTCAGCAGGACTCAATCCAAGTCCGAGCAGCACATCGTCGGTGTCAGCACCAAGATCTGGAGCTGGGGTCGAGGCAGGCACCTCAGGCCCATTGTCTCGGGTGAAGCGCAGGGGACTCGTGAGGATCCGCATGGGTTCACCTGAGTTGACCAGCGCGAGTCCGCCGCGAGCAGCGAGGTGTGGATCAACGAGCAGATCTTCAGGACGATTCACCGGGCCCACGCCGCCATGAAGTCCCGGGCTGGCTGTCCATTGGGCAGCTGGCTTCTCCAGGAATCTCGCGCCCAGCTTCGCAATGGCTGCGGGCTCGTCACTTCCGTGCCGATGGTCTGCGAGTTCAGGTAGCTCCATGCCCGCGCACAAATTGGCCCAGGTGCGCGGTTCATTCGAAGCGACCGTCACGTAGTTGCCATCAGCACAGCGATAGATCCCTCGAGCAGCCATGTTGCCCCAGCCCGGCGCTGGCGCCGATGACTGTCGGGCTATCTCTTCGTTGAGCATCCACATTGCTGAGTCAGTGATGCTCGCATCCACAAACGCGCCTTCGCCAGTGGCATCACGTCCAGCGATTGCGGCAAGGATGCCGCTGACTGCCATGAGTGCCGCTACCGGAATGGCGACGACGATTGAAGGCAGGGGCGGCACTCCGTCTGATGACAGCTTTGAAAGTAGACCGGAATAGCCCGCGTAGGTGATGTCGTGTCCTGGCAGGGCCGCATGTGGACTCTGCTGACCAAATCCAGTGATCGAGCACCACACCAGGCCCGGGTGGCCCACACGCAACTGCTCCCAGGCAATCCCCAATTCACTCAGGGCGCCCGGGCGATGCGAATCAATCACGATGTCCGCGCCTGCGACGAGGCGTCGGAAGATCTCGGCACCCTTGGGATCGCGGATATCCAAAGTGAGCGACCTCTTCCCGCGGTTCAAGGCACTGTGCACCGGAGAGGTCGTTGTACCAGACATGAACCGAAGTCCATCGCCACCCTTTGGTGCTTCAATCTTCAGGACATCGGCACCCATGTCAGCGAGCAGCGCACTGGCGAAGGCCCCTGGGTACAAACGTGACAGATCCAGGACTTTCAAATGCGCCAAGGGTCCAGGGATGGAAACTGATTCGGCCATGCCGATTTCACCTCTCAATAGAGAAGGGGCCGCGAAGTGAGCATCGTGGCAGGCGAGCGCCCCGCCTGCTCATGAAAGCGCAAAGTTCCTGGAAAGCGGTGCTGGCTAGCCAGGGATGGGCACCGGCTCATGCTGAAGGTTATGCAGCCGGCGAGTAGCTGTATCCCG
This window harbors:
- a CDS encoding PaaI family thioesterase is translated as MTSDKTVDRLSSAIRAVQDSLPHSTAPEDVCLAAALALEQAAALLAPYRFHFSQSADWSLNSGPEGVRSLTPALMAPQWQEESMQATVVFTNFFHGANGAAHGGSIPLLFDEILGRIASSHGVLRRTAYLKVDFRNVTPVNKELTVEGHLERNEGRKSWFAASLRDGQTLCAEAEGLWVALKPGAM
- a CDS encoding ABC transporter substrate-binding protein, which codes for MLVSNHARRGTAVVAVGASATMMFAVMANSAFAAPTPTPTKAVSNASCPATPGVTPTTINLGWIGPKTGAAAANYIGSSEAAQLRIDQENAKGGINGRKLTYKVYDDQSNGSGQITAMQKALQSDNIFGLTAQTNTTSMYPTLKDQGIPVTGFSNPAFGTDRNAFGTTGATTSSNPALANTGVLEKLKQMGVTKIANINHVSTGASASGNATAGLIPLVGGLTQVLRISDEPQGTHDATSTALRMKNSGADGAIIVGFIDGAISIMQALKQQGVNLKGVSIVGLSDPAVLRTSNGALDGALGTNYGTVPVGVNVRAVKTYAAGMKAAGINPYSSGAPQGFVGADLLITGLKAAGKCPTRASFIDNLRKVTSWNGGGLIPEKISFKGPGVMPNGNPAVCTWYMIAKGTDLVPDAKPTCGAKVIDTASGKVVLS
- a CDS encoding ABC transporter substrate-binding protein, whose translation is MHLSNRARRGSTALAVGASASLLLAMVATSAGAAPTTPPGLVKNNASCPATPGVTPTTINFGWIGPKTGPAAANYIGSSEAAQLRIDQENAKGGVNGRKILYKVYDDQSNGSGQITAAQKAIQSDNVFGLTAQTNTTSMYATLKDQGTPVTGFSNPAFGTDRNAFSVTGATVSSNPALASTGVLEKLKQMGVTKIANINHVSTGASAAGNATAGLIPFVGGLTQTLRISDEPQGTHDATSTALRIKNSGSDGAIIVGFIDGAISIMSALKQQGVTLKGVSIVGLSDPAVLRTANGALEGALGTTYGSVPVGVNNRAVKTYAAGMKAAGLNAYSSGAPMGFLGADLFIKGLKVAGKCPTRASFINGLRNVTNYDGGGLVPEKVSFKGPGLMPNGNPALCGWYLIAKGTDLVADAKPTCGAKYIDTSTGKVVLS
- a CDS encoding CaiB/BaiF CoA-transferase family protein; this encodes MAESVSIPGPLAHLKVLDLSRLYPGAFASALLADMGADVLKIEAPKGGDGLRFMSGTTTSPVHSALNRGKRSLTLDIRDPKGAEIFRRLVAGADIVIDSHRPGALSELGIAWEQLRVGHPGLVWCSITGFGQQSPHAALPGHDITYAGYSGLLSKLSSDGVPPLPSIVVAIPVAALMAVSGILAAIAGRDATGEGAFVDASITDSAMWMLNEEIARQSSAPAPGWGNMAARGIYRCADGNYVTVASNEPRTWANLCAGMELPELADHRHGSDEPAAIAKLGARFLEKPAAQWTASPGLHGGVGPVNRPEDLLVDPHLAARGGLALVNSGEPMRILTSPLRFTRDNGPEVPASTPAPDLGADTDDVLLGLGLSPAEIASLHETGIV